A genomic segment from Streptomyces sp. NBC_00654 encodes:
- a CDS encoding LLM class flavin-dependent oxidoreductase, whose translation MRLSTVILPIHRWTEGQKVWQRAEELDFHAAYTYDHLSWRTFRDGPWFGAVPTLTAAALATERLRLGTLVTSPNFRHPVTLAKDLMTLDDVSEGRITLGIGAGGNGFDATALRRGGEEPWTPRERADHFGEFVPLLDKLLREPSVTYEGEFYSANEARNIPGCVQRPRLPFAVAATGPRGLKLAARYGQAWVTTGDPKVFETGTPEQSVAAIRGQFAKLGEACESVGRDVAELDKILLTGFTPDNPLDSFDAFVDFAGTHFALGFTEIVLHWPVPGSDFAADEKVFERIATEGLAQLA comes from the coding sequence CCAAAAGGTCTGGCAGCGCGCCGAGGAGCTGGATTTCCACGCCGCGTACACCTACGACCACCTGTCCTGGCGGACCTTCCGTGACGGTCCGTGGTTCGGTGCGGTTCCGACCCTGACCGCGGCGGCCCTCGCCACCGAGCGGCTGCGGCTCGGCACCCTTGTCACCTCGCCCAACTTCCGGCACCCGGTGACGCTCGCCAAGGACCTCATGACGCTGGACGACGTCTCCGAGGGGCGGATCACCCTCGGGATCGGCGCGGGCGGCAACGGCTTCGACGCCACGGCCCTGCGCCGCGGCGGCGAGGAGCCGTGGACGCCGCGCGAGCGGGCGGATCACTTCGGGGAGTTCGTGCCGCTGCTGGACAAGCTGCTGCGCGAGCCCTCGGTGACGTACGAGGGGGAGTTCTACTCCGCGAACGAGGCCCGCAACATCCCCGGATGTGTCCAGCGCCCCCGGCTGCCCTTCGCGGTCGCCGCCACCGGTCCGCGCGGGCTGAAGCTCGCCGCGCGGTACGGCCAGGCATGGGTGACCACCGGCGACCCGAAGGTGTTCGAGACCGGGACCCCCGAGCAGTCCGTGGCAGCCATCCGCGGACAGTTCGCGAAGCTCGGGGAGGCCTGCGAGTCGGTCGGACGGGACGTGGCGGAACTGGACAAGATCCTGCTCACCGGCTTCACCCCCGACAACCCGCTGGACTCCTTCGACGCGTTCGTCGACTTCGCCGGAACCCACTTCGCGCTGGGCTTCACGGAGATCGTCCTGCACTGGCCGGTCCCCGGGTCCGACTTCGCCGCGGACGAGAAGGTCTTCGAGCGGATCGCCACCGAGGGACTGGCGCAGCTCGCCTGA
- a CDS encoding Cof-type HAD-IIB family hydrolase, which yields MTPATDSPPPAPTRLIATDLDGTLLRDDKTVSERTIAALAAAEEAGIEVFFVTGRPARWMDVVSDHVHSHGLAICANGAAVADLRADGKLLTVHALEREAALHTIHTLRERAPGTSFAIELTTGINYEPAYPPFHLDPAAAVAVAEKLLHEDAPGTGAPVLKVLAHHTELAPDEFLSLARAAAGDRASFTRSSPSALLEVSGLGVSKASTLAECCARRGISPSEVVAFGDMPNDVEMLSWAGASYAMGNAHPAALAAASGRTLTNNEDGVAVVIERIIAAR from the coding sequence GTGACCCCAGCTACCGACTCGCCTCCGCCTGCCCCGACCCGGCTGATCGCCACCGATCTGGACGGCACCCTGCTGCGCGACGACAAGACCGTGTCCGAGCGCACGATCGCCGCCCTCGCCGCAGCCGAGGAGGCCGGGATCGAGGTCTTCTTCGTCACGGGCCGGCCGGCCCGCTGGATGGACGTCGTCAGCGACCACGTCCACAGCCACGGCCTGGCGATCTGCGCGAACGGGGCGGCCGTCGCCGATCTGCGTGCCGACGGCAAGCTGCTCACGGTCCACGCCCTGGAGCGCGAAGCCGCCCTCCACACCATCCACACCCTGCGCGAACGGGCCCCCGGCACCTCGTTCGCCATCGAGCTGACCACCGGTATCAACTACGAACCGGCCTACCCTCCGTTCCATCTGGACCCGGCGGCCGCGGTGGCCGTCGCCGAGAAGCTGCTCCACGAGGACGCCCCGGGCACCGGTGCCCCTGTGCTCAAGGTCCTCGCCCACCACACCGAGCTCGCCCCGGACGAGTTCCTCTCGCTGGCCCGCGCGGCCGCCGGTGACCGGGCCTCCTTCACCCGGTCCAGCCCCTCGGCGCTCCTGGAGGTCAGCGGGCTCGGGGTCTCCAAGGCCAGCACCCTGGCCGAATGCTGCGCGCGGCGCGGCATCTCCCCCTCCGAGGTCGTCGCCTTCGGTGACATGCCCAATGACGTGGAGATGCTCAGCTGGGCCGGTGCCTCGTACGCCATGGGCAACGCCCACCCCGCTGCCCTGGCCGCCGCGTCGGGCCGGACCCTCACCAACAACGAGGACGGCGTCGCGGTCGTCATCGAGCGGATCATCGCCGCCCGCTGA
- a CDS encoding M23 family metallopeptidase → MVTRLYEEAARAAEAYERGRRSAAVQRAEAERYEKALTAHRRTLAAIDADLGRLARAQYRGEGAGLPYAARLLLADDPEQLLRAHRLAGQAERVVTRLLERARRAGRVLSTAERRARKAWHDLDVRMIGLAEVKRGIADKLEAAQWRLQSEAERSVAAGKCAGAVRVEQPKGPPDGRSWAAPVETYALSAGFDSAGAHWANRHTGQDFAVDIGTPVRSVGAGRVVSVSCGGAFGVEVLVRHPGGYYTQYAHLAGVAVDQGEQVHAGQWVGQSGTTGNSTGPHLHFEVRLTPQLGSGVDPARWLREHGVRI, encoded by the coding sequence GTGGTCACCCGGCTGTACGAGGAAGCCGCGAGGGCGGCCGAGGCGTACGAGAGGGGCAGGCGTTCCGCCGCCGTGCAGCGGGCGGAGGCGGAGCGGTACGAGAAGGCGCTGACGGCACATCGGCGCACCCTCGCGGCCATCGACGCCGACCTGGGGCGGCTGGCCCGTGCCCAGTACCGCGGCGAGGGGGCCGGCCTCCCGTACGCCGCACGGCTCCTGCTCGCCGATGACCCCGAGCAGCTGCTGCGCGCCCATCGGCTGGCCGGGCAGGCGGAGCGGGTGGTGACCCGGCTGCTGGAACGCGCCCGGCGGGCCGGACGCGTACTCAGCACCGCCGAGCGGCGCGCGCGGAAGGCCTGGCACGACCTGGACGTGCGCATGATCGGGCTGGCCGAGGTCAAGCGGGGCATCGCGGACAAACTGGAGGCGGCCCAATGGCGGCTCCAGAGCGAGGCGGAACGCAGCGTGGCGGCCGGGAAGTGCGCCGGTGCCGTACGTGTCGAGCAGCCGAAGGGCCCGCCCGACGGGCGGAGCTGGGCCGCGCCGGTGGAGACGTACGCGTTGTCGGCGGGGTTCGACAGCGCGGGCGCGCACTGGGCGAACCGGCACACGGGGCAGGACTTCGCCGTGGACATCGGCACGCCGGTGCGCTCGGTGGGCGCGGGCCGGGTGGTGTCGGTCTCCTGCGGGGGCGCGTTCGGCGTCGAGGTCCTGGTGCGGCACCCGGGTGGCTACTACACGCAGTACGCGCATCTGGCGGGCGTCGCCGTGGACCAGGGCGAACAGGTGCACGCGGGCCAGTGGGTCGGCCAGTCGGGCACCACGGGGAACTCGACCGGCCCGCACCTCCACTTCGAGGTGCGTCTCACTCCCCAGCTGGGTTCCGGCGTCGATCCGGCACGCTGGCTGCGCGAGCACGGCGTGCGGATCTGA